A region of Plantactinospora sp. BC1 DNA encodes the following proteins:
- a CDS encoding sigma-E factor regulatory protein RseB domain-containing protein, protein MSVLQSRPALRWLLPTGAALAILGGGAAVGTFASAAEPNLPERSAAQLLVDLQTARLDGLSGTVIKRADLGLPSLPGIGGRGSAELTSLVSGTHTMRVWHAGPDQTRVALLGTLGETDVIRNGKDVWIWDSQANRAEHTTLDGSGRSSGVPGHLPSTPQEAAEQALAAVDPTTRVSVGRSASIAGRDAYELVLEPRDDTSLVGQITIAIDAAEHVPLRFQVVPEGTSKPAFEVAFTQVNFERPDPAQFAFNPPPGAEVTEATRPEGRPALPAGVQRPTVVGSGWTSVLVAEVPQLAGFTQGQSGGTRSEGSEAGLLRGLLGGLPEVSGEWGSGRLVTGKLFTALLTDDGRVLVGAVKPERLYEVAQTGR, encoded by the coding sequence ATGTCGGTTTTGCAATCCCGCCCCGCGCTGCGGTGGCTGCTCCCGACCGGGGCGGCCCTGGCGATCCTCGGCGGAGGTGCGGCGGTCGGCACCTTCGCCTCGGCCGCCGAGCCGAACCTGCCCGAGCGCAGCGCCGCACAGCTCCTCGTCGACCTGCAGACCGCCCGCCTGGACGGCCTCTCCGGAACGGTGATCAAGCGCGCCGACCTCGGCCTGCCGAGCCTGCCCGGCATCGGCGGACGGGGCAGTGCCGAACTCACCTCGCTGGTCTCCGGTACGCACACCATGCGGGTCTGGCACGCCGGCCCGGACCAGACCCGGGTCGCGTTGCTCGGCACGCTCGGCGAGACCGACGTCATCCGCAACGGCAAGGACGTCTGGATCTGGGACAGCCAGGCCAACCGGGCCGAGCACACCACCCTGGACGGCTCCGGCAGGTCCTCCGGCGTACCGGGTCACCTGCCGAGCACCCCGCAGGAGGCCGCCGAGCAGGCGTTGGCGGCGGTGGATCCGACCACCCGGGTCAGCGTCGGGCGGTCGGCCTCGATCGCCGGCCGGGACGCCTACGAACTGGTACTCGAACCTCGGGACGACACCTCGCTGGTGGGCCAGATCACGATCGCGATCGACGCCGCCGAGCACGTACCGCTGCGTTTCCAGGTGGTACCGGAGGGCACCAGCAAGCCCGCCTTCGAGGTGGCCTTCACCCAGGTCAACTTCGAGCGCCCCGACCCGGCCCAGTTCGCCTTCAACCCGCCGCCGGGTGCGGAGGTGACCGAGGCGACCCGACCGGAGGGCCGCCCGGCGCTGCCGGCCGGCGTGCAGCGGCCGACGGTGGTCGGCAGCGGGTGGACGAGCGTACTGGTCGCCGAGGTTCCGCAGCTCGCCGGATTCACCCAGGGGCAGAGCGGCGGCACACGGTCGGAGGGCTCGGAAGCCGGCCTGCTCCGGGGCCTGCTCGGCGGGCTCCCCGAGGTGAGTGGCGAGTGGGGCAGCGGCCGGCTCGTCACCGGCAAGCTCTTCACCGCCCTGCTCACCGACGACGGCCGGGTACTCGTCGGCGCGGTGAAGCCGGAACGGCTGTACGAGGTCGCCCAGACCGGTAGGTGA
- a CDS encoding response regulator transcription factor, with translation MRLLVVEDEARLASALQRGLQAEGFVVDVAASGPEGLDLARHGGYDAMILDVMLPGLSGYRVVRQLRAERHWLPVLMLSAKDGEYDQADGLDCGADDYLTKPFSYVVLLARLRALLRRGAPRRPVVLVAGDLRLDPARRRVTRDGAEVELTAREYALLEYLLRRAGEVVSKTELLDHVWDASVHTAPNAVEVYVGYLRRKIGRDRLETIRGAGYRLVT, from the coding sequence GTGCGGTTGCTGGTGGTAGAGGACGAGGCGCGACTGGCCTCGGCGTTGCAGCGCGGCCTCCAGGCCGAGGGCTTCGTCGTCGACGTGGCCGCGAGCGGGCCGGAGGGGCTCGACCTGGCCCGGCACGGCGGGTACGACGCGATGATCCTGGACGTGATGCTGCCGGGGCTCTCCGGCTATCGCGTGGTGCGGCAGTTGCGGGCCGAGCGGCACTGGCTTCCGGTGCTCATGCTCTCGGCCAAGGACGGCGAGTACGACCAGGCCGACGGGCTGGACTGCGGCGCCGACGACTACCTGACCAAACCCTTCTCGTACGTGGTGCTGCTGGCCCGGCTGCGCGCCCTGCTGCGCCGGGGCGCGCCGCGCCGCCCGGTGGTGCTGGTCGCCGGTGACCTGCGGCTCGACCCGGCCCGCCGCCGGGTGACCCGGGACGGGGCGGAGGTGGAACTCACCGCTCGGGAGTACGCCCTGCTGGAGTACCTGCTCCGCCGGGCCGGCGAGGTCGTCTCCAAGACGGAGCTGCTGGACCACGTCTGGGACGCGAGCGTGCACACCGCGCCGAACGCCGTCGAGGTCTACGTCGGCTACCTGCGCCGCAAGATCGGCCGGGACCGGCTGGAGACGATCCGAGGGGCCGGCTACCGGCTGGTGACGTGA
- a CDS encoding HAMP domain-containing sensor histidine kinase, with protein sequence MRGWRRPWLKLSLRARLTIISAAGLAVGLAVGGLVLLGALGYALQRTVDTEALKTAEAVALLAGQNALPDPLPVAGGQVRVQVVDGQGRIRAASIDADRLVPMLYPDELRRFQAGERDRFYLPGRRLGLDGPIRVVAVPAGPAADPQTVLVAKSTADVRHSVTVVRTILLVSFPLLLVALAAVAWRVIGATLRPVETLRAGAEEITGGARPGRLPLPASHDEIHRLAVTLNGMLGRLESARARQRAFVADAAHELRSPLANLRTQLEVAQRLGPATEWPAVADDLLADTQRLSRLVDDLLLLARLDDAGGRPPRAAEPVELGELLAEVAERYPAPPVRVVAPRFPLWVLAEPDALTRILGNLLDNAVRHTSSEVVLEAGPGGPTGPAYHLVTVTDDGPGIPAADRDRVFDRFTRLDDARARDAGGAGLGLAIVRELVRRQGGTVTLGDAGPGLRVEVRLPAERPVPDGQDDALPTRPAPVAQRAEGDLPGRSVQTGSASPTTLSE encoded by the coding sequence CTGCGCGGCTGGCGACGGCCGTGGCTGAAGCTGAGCCTGCGGGCCCGACTCACCATCATCAGCGCGGCGGGTCTGGCCGTCGGTCTCGCCGTCGGCGGGCTGGTGCTGCTCGGCGCGCTCGGCTACGCGCTCCAGCGCACCGTCGACACCGAGGCGCTGAAGACCGCCGAGGCGGTGGCCCTGCTCGCCGGCCAGAACGCCCTGCCGGACCCGCTACCGGTCGCCGGTGGCCAGGTACGCGTCCAGGTGGTCGACGGGCAGGGCCGGATCCGGGCCGCCTCGATCGACGCCGACCGGCTGGTCCCGATGCTCTACCCGGACGAGCTGCGACGCTTCCAGGCCGGGGAACGGGACCGGTTCTACCTGCCCGGCCGGCGACTCGGCCTGGACGGACCGATCCGGGTCGTGGCGGTACCCGCCGGACCGGCCGCCGATCCGCAGACGGTACTCGTGGCGAAGTCGACGGCGGACGTACGGCACAGCGTGACCGTGGTCCGCACGATCCTGCTGGTCAGCTTTCCGCTGCTCCTGGTCGCGTTGGCCGCGGTCGCCTGGCGGGTGATCGGCGCGACCCTCCGCCCGGTCGAGACGTTGCGGGCCGGCGCGGAGGAGATCACCGGCGGGGCCCGGCCGGGCAGGTTGCCGCTGCCGGCCTCGCACGACGAGATCCACCGGTTGGCGGTGACCCTGAACGGCATGCTGGGCCGGCTGGAGTCGGCCCGGGCCCGGCAGCGCGCCTTCGTCGCCGACGCCGCGCACGAGCTGCGCAGCCCGCTGGCCAACCTGCGCACCCAGCTCGAGGTCGCGCAGCGGCTCGGTCCGGCGACGGAGTGGCCGGCGGTCGCCGACGACCTGCTCGCCGACACCCAGCGACTCAGCCGGCTCGTCGACGACCTGCTGCTGCTCGCCCGCCTCGACGACGCGGGTGGCCGGCCGCCCCGGGCCGCCGAACCGGTCGAGCTGGGGGAGTTGCTGGCCGAGGTCGCCGAGCGGTACCCGGCGCCGCCGGTGCGGGTGGTGGCGCCGAGGTTCCCGCTCTGGGTGTTGGCCGAGCCGGACGCGCTGACCCGGATCCTTGGCAACCTGCTGGACAACGCGGTCCGGCACACCAGCAGCGAGGTGGTGCTGGAGGCCGGTCCGGGCGGTCCGACCGGTCCGGCGTACCACCTGGTGACCGTGACCGACGACGGGCCCGGCATCCCGGCCGCGGACCGGGACCGGGTCTTCGACCGCTTCACCCGGCTGGACGACGCGCGGGCCCGGGACGCGGGCGGCGCCGGTCTCGGCCTGGCCATCGTCCGCGAACTGGTACGCCGCCAGGGCGGCACGGTGACCCTCGGCGACGCCGGACCCGGACTGCGGGTCGAGGTACGCCTGCCCGCCGAGCGTCCGGTCCCGGACGGCCAGGACGACGCGCTACCGACCCGGCCGGCGCCGGTCGCTCAGCGGGCCGAGGGCGACCTGCCGGGCCGCTCGGTGCAGACCGGTTCGGCCTCGCCGACGACGCTCTCCGAATAG
- a CDS encoding tetratricopeptide repeat protein yields MASGFGELTQQANALVAAGDLTGARNLLGPPLDAADPSPAHASVELAEAAGLHARVLVALGDPHAARGWAAFAYSAATRLHGTADQRTVATAATLAAVLHRTGNHTRAARLYRDVIIELTANDGPESLRVLAAHADLATVEYAQGECTLARNRLEDAWELHREVYGDGHPGGIRMLARLGAMQRDCGLFTRAHEHLALALELCREHLPADHPLAAQVAALARAAADPDHVCADPEPESADDPHAPTGRTQHAPEYAEPWHPEPRHAEPDPYPEPDPYAEPDPYAEPDPYPEPDPYPEHPEHGGSRAHPHHPQHSAVPPQAGGAAASAYPGRAGQHDQPYRDGVPGGFPDGGEHPPDAELPPRDELPPLRFPPPPPPRSARTGTDAPPVPPPRLPPAPLVEPPPRWAGPPPAGPPVPTPRNAANRSGPGTFTGAGPGGDADDDPEHGWWPPDVARRTPDGDDDPELGRRVGPASAEPWRPEVAFDSTSVVERPHRELPEGHPGDLGGAGGVPEVRHLPERRSSRLPVRIHRPQPVGRRLPPLFVAGLVVLVLLGTVAVVLGFGLTGEDEPEPPAPGPTTGTPAAPPSTPPPAAAGTPPGSVTLADNQSSVTLGWSYPVGATGPVVLAGGRTGQELRPFQELPAGSTGYVVYGLDTRGNYCFSVAVVYSESVVGEAEPVCTERPGRSPSAR; encoded by the coding sequence GTGGCTTCCGGCTTCGGTGAACTCACCCAGCAGGCGAACGCGCTCGTGGCAGCCGGCGACCTGACCGGGGCCCGAAATCTGCTCGGCCCGCCGCTGGACGCCGCCGACCCGAGCCCGGCGCACGCCTCCGTCGAGTTGGCCGAGGCGGCCGGACTGCACGCCCGGGTGCTGGTGGCGCTCGGCGACCCGCACGCCGCCCGGGGCTGGGCCGCGTTCGCCTACTCCGCGGCCACCCGGCTCCACGGGACGGCCGACCAGCGGACCGTCGCCACCGCGGCGACCCTCGCCGCCGTACTGCACCGGACCGGCAACCACACCCGGGCCGCCCGGCTGTACCGGGACGTGATCATCGAACTCACCGCCAACGACGGGCCGGAGTCGCTGCGGGTACTCGCCGCGCACGCCGACCTGGCCACCGTCGAGTACGCCCAGGGCGAGTGCACGCTGGCCCGCAACCGGCTGGAGGACGCCTGGGAGCTGCACCGGGAGGTCTACGGTGACGGGCATCCCGGCGGGATCCGGATGCTCGCCCGGCTCGGCGCGATGCAGCGCGACTGCGGGCTCTTCACCCGGGCGCACGAGCACCTGGCCCTGGCCCTGGAGTTGTGCCGGGAACACCTGCCGGCCGACCATCCGCTGGCGGCGCAGGTGGCGGCCCTCGCCCGGGCGGCGGCGGATCCCGACCACGTCTGCGCGGACCCGGAGCCGGAATCCGCCGACGACCCGCACGCGCCGACCGGCCGGACCCAGCACGCCCCGGAGTACGCCGAGCCGTGGCACCCCGAACCCCGGCACGCCGAACCCGACCCGTACCCCGAACCGGACCCGTACGCCGAGCCGGACCCGTACGCCGAGCCCGATCCGTACCCCGAGCCCGATCCGTACCCCGAGCACCCGGAGCACGGCGGGAGTAGGGCGCACCCGCACCACCCGCAGCACTCCGCCGTACCGCCGCAGGCTGGCGGGGCGGCGGCGTCGGCGTACCCGGGCAGGGCCGGGCAGCACGACCAGCCGTACCGGGACGGGGTGCCGGGGGGTTTTCCGGACGGCGGAGAGCATCCGCCGGACGCGGAGCTGCCACCGCGTGACGAGTTGCCGCCGTTGCGCTTTCCGCCGCCACCGCCGCCCCGGTCCGCCCGGACCGGCACCGACGCCCCGCCGGTGCCGCCGCCCCGGCTGCCTCCCGCCCCGCTCGTCGAGCCGCCGCCCCGGTGGGCCGGCCCGCCGCCGGCCGGGCCACCGGTCCCGACACCCCGCAACGCGGCGAACCGGTCCGGGCCGGGAACCTTCACCGGTGCCGGGCCGGGCGGCGACGCGGACGACGATCCGGAACACGGCTGGTGGCCGCCGGACGTGGCCCGCCGCACCCCCGACGGCGACGACGACCCGGAGCTCGGGCGGCGGGTCGGACCGGCCTCCGCCGAGCCTTGGCGGCCGGAGGTCGCCTTCGACTCCACCTCCGTCGTCGAGCGACCGCACCGGGAACTCCCGGAGGGCCACCCCGGTGACCTCGGCGGCGCCGGGGGCGTACCCGAGGTCCGGCACCTGCCGGAACGGCGGTCGTCCCGGTTGCCGGTCCGGATCCACCGGCCGCAACCCGTGGGGCGACGACTGCCGCCGCTCTTCGTGGCCGGCCTGGTGGTGCTGGTCCTGCTCGGCACCGTGGCCGTGGTGCTCGGGTTCGGGCTGACCGGGGAGGACGAGCCGGAGCCACCGGCGCCCGGCCCGACCACCGGCACCCCGGCCGCGCCGCCGAGCACACCGCCGCCGGCCGCCGCCGGCACCCCGCCCGGCTCGGTGACCCTGGCCGACAACCAGAGCAGCGTGACGCTGGGCTGGAGCTATCCGGTCGGCGCGACCGGACCGGTGGTGCTGGCCGGTGGGCGGACCGGGCAGGAACTCCGGCCGTTCCAGGAGCTGCCGGCCGGCTCCACCGGCTACGTGGTCTACGGCCTGGACACCCGGGGCAACTACTGCTTCTCGGTCGCGGTCGTCTATTCGGAGAGCGTCGTCGGCGAGGCCGAACCGGTCTGCACCGAGCGGCCCGGCAGGTCGCCCTCGGCCCGCTGA
- a CDS encoding VOC family protein yields the protein MGIHRLNHAVLFVRDLARSVAFYRDVLGFRQVPMTPEGFDGAAFLQAPGSTNDHDLGLFEVGAAAGPSGAGRSTVGLYHLAWEVDTLDELSALAGRLSEAGALAGSSDHGSTKSLYGKDPDGLEFEVVWLVPADGLDEQTLAARRRISRLDLDREKQRYGGQTRGGVGVSVPS from the coding sequence ATGGGGATCCACCGGCTCAACCACGCCGTACTCTTCGTCCGCGACCTCGCCCGCAGTGTCGCCTTCTACCGGGACGTCCTCGGTTTCCGGCAGGTGCCGATGACGCCGGAGGGTTTCGACGGGGCCGCCTTCCTCCAGGCGCCCGGTTCCACCAACGACCACGACCTCGGCCTCTTCGAGGTGGGTGCCGCCGCCGGCCCGTCCGGTGCCGGGCGGAGCACGGTCGGCCTCTACCACCTGGCCTGGGAGGTGGACACCCTCGACGAGTTGTCGGCGCTCGCCGGGCGGCTCTCCGAGGCCGGCGCGTTGGCCGGCAGCTCCGACCACGGCAGCACCAAGAGCCTCTACGGCAAGGATCCGGACGGGCTGGAGTTCGAGGTGGTCTGGTTGGTTCCGGCCGACGGGCTCGACGAGCAGACCCTCGCCGCGCGCCGCCGGATCTCGCGGCTCGACCTCGACCGGGAGAAGCAGCGGTACGGCGGGCAGACCCGGGGCGGAGTCGGCGTCTCCGTCCCGTCCTGA